CCCGTCGCCGGCCGCGGATCCCGCCTTGGTCTGCCCGGGCTGTTTCCGTAGCCACACAAGCCATCCTTTATTGTCTGCGCGGAGACAGGCTCCGCGCTGTGGAATGGGTTTATCCGACAGGACGGTTTGCATCATCCCAATACAGAGCGGAGTTCACCTCCGCGAACGCTCTTTATCTCCGCGAATCGTAAGCGCACTTTTTCACTTGAAGGGTTTTAACCGCGGGCGTATAATCATTTCCTCACAGGGAACGGATCGGAGACCCGGATGATCAAGGCGGCGGACCTGAAGACGGTCCCGTTTTTTCAGGAGCTCTCGGAGGACGAGCTGTCGAAGCTGGCCCAGATCATGGAGGAGAAGATCTTTAAAAAAGGGGAGATCCTCTTCAACGAGGGGGAGGAAGGAAAAGCGTTGTACCTGCTGGCCGAGGGCGAGGTCGAGATCGTGAAGACCATGAAAGGCTGGTACAAGGAAACCCTGGCGGTCTTCAAGAAAGGTCGGCTGTTCGGGGAATTGTCCTTTCTGTCCGGAAAAAACCATTCGGCCCTGGCGCGGGCGACGCAGGACGTCAGGGTCTACATCCTGACGAAGAATCAATACGAGCGGCTGGAGAAAGACGATCCCGTAATAACGCAAAAGATCATGAAGGTGATCGCGCTCACGCTGAGCACGGCCCTTCAAAAAATGAACGAACGCTTTCTTCACATGGTCAACTATATTTTAGGCGAGGAAAGCGGGGCCTGAAACGTTTGAGGTGAACCCATGTTCGGAATCGGCATGCCGGAGCTGCTGGTCATCCTGGTGATCGTTCTTTTGATCTTCGGCGTCGGCAAACTTCCGG
The sequence above is a segment of the Nitrospiria bacterium genome. Coding sequences within it:
- a CDS encoding cyclic nucleotide-binding domain-containing protein; amino-acid sequence: MIKAADLKTVPFFQELSEDELSKLAQIMEEKIFKKGEILFNEGEEGKALYLLAEGEVEIVKTMKGWYKETLAVFKKGRLFGELSFLSGKNHSALARATQDVRVYILTKNQYERLEKDDPVITQKIMKVIALTLSTALQKMNERFLHMVNYILGEESGA